From Cannabis sativa cultivar Pink pepper isolate KNU-18-1 chromosome 8, ASM2916894v1, whole genome shotgun sequence, a single genomic window includes:
- the LOC115698797 gene encoding phenolic glucoside malonyltransferase 1, which yields MALPYSTKMLQVCHVPPFTDSPGSKKHFSLPLTYFDTFWFRFFPVKRVFFYSLPETKNTFFNSVLPNLKHSLSLTLHYFLPLAGKLTWPQDSPKPLVLYTPGDVVSVSIAESDADFDLLTSNNAFPSSLLSPLVSSLHVSETGASVIALQITVFPNHGFSIGITAHHAVLDGKSSMMFLKSWAYLSKQNPPLLPELTPFYDRTVIKDPSGFDMKFLNYWIGNPGSTSSDCRNNPKPYEFYQFPSSGGPSDLYRATFELSRSDIDKLRQRVSSNWDSSKPELQLSSFVLTYAYVFYCIIKATEGDESKRKVILGFVADYRNRLTPPVPENYFGNCVRSKFSDDMREQMHGSEEDSLTSVVAKTSGLVKELGKEKDFKKEEELLLKMTSKQSEISYFVGVAGSPKFGFYGIDFGWGRPKKVSVVSLSNGSISMAECRDGNGGVEVGLVLEKYEMDVFGSVFVAGLSTNIP from the coding sequence ATGGCTTTACCTTACTCGACCAAAATGCTTCAAGTTTGCCATGTCCCTCCGTTTACAGACTCACCCGGATCCAAGAAACACTTCTCTCTACCCTTAACATACTTCGATACCTTTTGGTTTAGATTTTTTCCAGTGAAACGTGTTTTCTTCTATTCTCTCCCTGAAACCAAAAACACTTTCTTCAACTCTGTTCTCCCAAACCTTAaacactccctctctctcacaCTCCACTACTTTCTACCTCTAGCCGGAAAACTAACTTGGCCTCAAGATTCTCCCAAACCACTCGTTCTTTACACACCAGGCGACGTCGTTTCAGTCTCCATCGCCGAGTCTGATGCTGACTTTGACCTCCTCACCTCAAACAATGCTTTCCCTTCCTCCTTGCTTAGTCCTCTCGTTTCTTCTTTGCATGTTTCTGAAACAGGGGCTTCGGTAATAGCCCTTCAAATCACTGTTTTTCCTAATCACGGATTTTCTATTGGCATCACAGCCCATCACGCCGTTCTAGATGGGAAATCATCGATGATGTTTTTGAAGTCCTGGGCTTACTTATCTAAACAGAACCCTCCATTGTTGCCGGAGCTCACACCTTTTTATGACAGAACTGTTATAAAAGATCCATCTGGGTTTGACATGAAGTTCTTGAATTATTGGATTGGGAATCCTGGATCAACTTCCTCAGACTGTAGAAACAACCCAAAACCGTATGAATTCTATCAATTTCCAAGCTCGGGAGGACCCTCCGACTTATACCGAGCCACTTTCGAACTAAGCCGCTCCGATATTGATAAACTCCGGCAAAGGGTATCGTCTAATTGGGATAGTTCAAAACCAGAGCTTCAGTTATCTTCTTTTGTTCTTACCTACGCTTACGTCTTCTATTGCATCATCAAAGCTACAGAAGGTGATGAAAGTAAAAGGAAAGTTATTTTAGGATTCGTAGCTGATTACAGGAACCGTTTGACACCACCGGTACCGGAAAATTACTTCGGCAACTGCGTGAGATCCAAGTTCAGTGACGACATGAGGGAGCAAATGCATGGTAGCGAAGAAGATTCGTTGACTAGTGTGGTGGCGAAGACGAGTGGTTTAGTAAAAGAACTTGGGAAAGAAAAGGATTTCAAGAAAGAAGAGGAATTGTTGTTAAAGATGACTTCAAAACAGTCTGAAATTTCTTACTTTGTTGGAGTAGCAGGGTCACCAAAATTCGGGTTTTATGGCATAGATTTTGGATGGGGAAGGCCAAAGAAGGTGTCTGTGGTATCTTTAAGTAATGGGTCTATTTCAATGGCGGAGTGTAGAGATGGAAATGGCGGTGTTGAGGTAGGTTTGGTTTTGGAGAAGTATGAAATGGATGTTTTTGGTTCTGTGTTTGTAGCTGGCCTAAGCACCAATATACCTTAA